A single window of Thalassomonas viridans DNA harbors:
- a CDS encoding FG-GAP-like repeat-containing protein yields the protein MSNNLKGRLLSSSTAILLALSGCAQALAAGKITALNVNGDNAIFTTEEVKADSKLGCVTGDKNAWAVSTTANDGLFSLLTLAQQMEQPVEVTPGGTCLAGVEQPETIQLNYQAVESNEPVVSSKLNFVARSQITVVEGFEPTVTFILSGGPIEVIKKTAVKADGYYSADFGQLSAGNYSLTTKVVVEGESGLAIDTIDFTVQDKVVVVYKDNNHDLYVQVSAGRYLKLYYVDFSWQLTEISAQEWQDADLSPSGYLFSEHDFIGDGFNDFTISSSDGLLNVSVEQSAAGYAIALPKIYTVDVGNLNPQDNSYQINWLSNSIGVSFELREEIDGVWGDIQDMGSDLNVSYTGKTSGKYRYQVRACLSGTCSEYVTSAAFTLSDFVQSDSVSDTASLAELSNDVGFTAGQFRVNESGAATYSVPLNLPAGVAGVKPEVSLNYSSQGGSSIMGVGWSLSAGDAISRCPKNMYHHGEISAVQYDDSDVFCLSGQPLFLADNSNYGSDGSTYYTAIDNFAVITAHGQAADSGPVYFTVETKAGDIYYYGQTDDAGDIGDAFVEPNNPNKSNGLAKFWALKKVVDVAGNSIVYHYSEDTAKGSHNLDYIEYGGNEYVSMSRHFNKVQFNYADNLKAVAGYSGGSTILMDQLLTGISVTVDGEAYRHYALDYFSTDIAEEKNYLDTITECIEDPSDAANSRCLEPLSFTWQRPAAKSEISSFQPFAAEGELPLRSDGRLSARMLDINADGYSDIVHVNSGWWVQYGPNFTSQEFLSRIGSHSGDHPYALTIDYNGDGRQELLVADSDSDNWHVLTYAQDPETVVEPGGSEDICLDGPAVAVEFCHRYVPPKSFDEIDLGRQAVAFKDGARVMDVDGDGLQDIVFTVDNQIKMYQNLGGSFSAAKSLIDLNSVALTESLFAGLHVKFSPKMKNTAAIDINGDGRSDMLMKAKSNVSECSVEHATSYSECVEAGGVWGSASETKWYLYVSGGTSAAPTLTIRDVIDYKDDDMRVADLNADGLTDIIYRKKDGDTWYYQLSNGYDFGPVQTSIFMSDGAEAGQTYFIDFNRDGRADVLKAISGKWQIWMSEASTIPEKVDWSKRGEMTRDKDDTVLFGDGNGDGHLDLLKTENDDGWYVQYGQPTDVIDQVITDFTNGWGVSTHVTYDNMLSDEVNITNADGNRLAGEALEDTLSPVSPMTVVKKVTSDSNHNSEVSVSYRYGGLLLHRKGLGSLGFNTLKTLDAQSGVETTTTYRQAYPYTGMPVSTIQKNSSGLLLSSAYNELKQLTTAQGGVYPYIDIASQTQYQIGSNGTQYQLATTITDNNYDTWGNLSGSVVKVKDNGTLVHTTTTVNNFGTGWDQKKGRLLTTNVTKELAGQSPISRHSAFSYYSGGDSCNSITQIQGMLASSTVNGLTTTNCYDDFGHKVKVSKSALLNDGDTEVTKISSSSVYSTDGRVVSSSTDSAGFITSYTYDGASGAGSVSGIIRSVSATDANGIAVTKHSDIWGKEIAVESNAAAAKTTETAYCVAGSGCSENAYYYQLVKQGGAPEKRIEFDKFGRDIASRVQHFADNSYSYTFKDYDSKGRLSKEYIASFSSTRGSDYKAYHYDKYDRVTSVDLPNSDAADYQTPTTTFAGYSTTQTDALGKARTEERNALGQLVSVTDAKDGVLTYVYDAYGNLKTVTKAADTVNILQVSNTYDDYGQKTQMTDIDKGTWHYRYNGFGKLVWQQNANDDEVTTEYDSIGRKVRQYAYDNTQCWIYGDANSAYGKGKLFKTKYFDAGEASCSSDAFSQGSEVEYDSAGRAYHSKQILNNVMSALNGEYHTYNEYDSNGRVSIQSYPGLGLRIRHGYQNGYAYKLSDADRLTDAGEELVYQQVTEMNASGQVKQVTYANGATEAMEYFDQTGLVKSHTLTKSGASLHNLSYGYAANGNLKTRSHGFGVLSNNIDYSETYAYDDLHRLTGRTVTTGEQTAYSMNENYAYDGFGNFTSKAGTGYYQYDDNKRLTKIHSGAGFTGSVKYDFDYDANGNITDDGNRTLVYASFDKVIQIYQGNITTGFTYGMGHKRYYRHDLRDEDGEAVNTHTAYLGGLEKVYRSKTVDGSVTTPELEYKFTVGNVVITERANAADNASTGESYLHKDHLGSPLTITDENGDVMQQQVFDPWGKAHQLVADNSLLSGIPLTTRGYTGHEGIAGVDIIHMNGRIYDPTIGRFLQADPFIQAPKDSQSYNRYAYVLNNPLSATDPSGYFLKKLMKVTGTGHVLRALAKVPLLNTAVQIAIGIGCGGGTAAAACLAAYNGLQSYAVTGSLGAGLRAAAITYATVKGFQKIGAKFDAASDQNIADWADAFGTPAEDAVLSNLHSFGGNMLTSGQIAGQIASHAVVGGISATLSGGKYGHGFFSAGVTKGAGGAFLPGGSNLSANEIVRGAVVSAVIGGTASAIAGGKFANGAQTAAFQYLFNQAAESVIREIKRIGRLVIEDGKAVTSERKVGKASWELSGGRVGEGSVAGLAIDLALKAKRTASYGIVIDMLYQEYGIYYQYEYYDVEYTYRVTHNGEYDYTYKVVNIGKEVATGNTYWRYTGRSTGFSIEDIRGCFITCDGINRGVLGKGVE from the coding sequence ATGAGTAACAATCTTAAAGGCCGTTTGTTAAGTTCAAGTACTGCAATATTGCTTGCTTTAAGTGGTTGTGCCCAGGCATTAGCCGCCGGCAAGATCACTGCATTAAATGTTAATGGTGACAATGCCATATTTACTACAGAGGAAGTGAAAGCCGATAGTAAGCTGGGTTGTGTTACCGGAGATAAGAATGCCTGGGCGGTTTCAACTACCGCTAATGACGGCTTATTTTCATTACTGACACTGGCCCAGCAAATGGAGCAGCCGGTTGAAGTGACACCAGGCGGTACATGTCTTGCCGGTGTTGAGCAACCGGAGACTATTCAGCTTAATTATCAAGCGGTGGAAAGCAATGAGCCAGTTGTTTCTTCTAAGCTGAATTTTGTCGCCCGCAGCCAGATAACTGTGGTTGAGGGTTTCGAGCCAACGGTTACTTTTATCCTGAGTGGCGGTCCGATCGAAGTGATAAAAAAAACTGCTGTAAAAGCGGATGGTTACTACAGTGCCGATTTTGGACAGTTATCGGCGGGTAATTATAGTCTGACGACTAAAGTGGTTGTCGAGGGTGAATCCGGGCTAGCCATTGATACCATTGATTTTACCGTACAAGATAAGGTAGTTGTTGTTTATAAAGATAATAACCATGATCTTTATGTACAGGTTTCTGCCGGCAGGTATTTAAAACTTTATTATGTTGATTTTTCCTGGCAGCTGACTGAAATATCGGCACAGGAGTGGCAAGACGCAGATTTATCTCCTTCCGGTTACTTGTTTAGTGAGCACGACTTTATCGGTGATGGTTTTAATGACTTTACCATTAGCAGCAGTGACGGTTTGCTCAATGTCTCGGTGGAGCAATCGGCTGCCGGTTATGCGATAGCTTTACCTAAAATTTATACTGTTGATGTCGGTAATTTAAATCCACAAGATAACAGCTATCAAATAAACTGGCTCAGCAACAGCATAGGCGTTAGTTTTGAGTTGCGTGAAGAGATTGACGGGGTTTGGGGTGATATTCAGGATATGGGCAGCGACCTGAATGTTAGCTATACAGGCAAAACTTCGGGTAAATACCGTTATCAGGTACGGGCTTGTCTTTCCGGCACTTGTTCGGAATATGTCACTTCTGCAGCCTTTACCTTATCGGACTTTGTTCAAAGCGATAGTGTAAGTGATACGGCTTCGTTGGCCGAACTCAGCAATGATGTCGGCTTTACTGCTGGTCAGTTCCGTGTTAATGAATCCGGGGCGGCAACGTATTCTGTACCGCTGAATTTACCGGCCGGTGTTGCCGGGGTGAAACCTGAGGTTTCCCTGAATTATTCCAGTCAGGGGGGCAGCAGTATTATGGGAGTCGGCTGGTCATTAAGCGCCGGTGATGCCATCAGCCGTTGTCCTAAGAATATGTACCATCACGGCGAAATCAGTGCGGTTCAGTATGATGATAGTGATGTCTTTTGCTTAAGCGGTCAGCCGCTGTTTTTAGCTGACAACAGTAATTACGGCAGTGACGGCTCTACCTATTATACCGCTATTGATAATTTTGCCGTGATCACCGCTCATGGTCAGGCTGCTGATTCCGGACCTGTATATTTTACTGTGGAAACCAAAGCCGGTGATATCTATTATTATGGCCAGACCGATGATGCGGGTGATATCGGTGATGCTTTTGTTGAACCTAATAACCCTAACAAGAGCAATGGGCTGGCGAAATTTTGGGCCTTGAAAAAGGTCGTTGATGTTGCCGGTAACAGCATTGTATATCACTACAGTGAAGATACCGCTAAAGGTAGCCATAACCTGGATTACATTGAGTATGGCGGCAATGAATATGTCAGTATGTCCCGTCATTTTAACAAGGTGCAGTTTAATTATGCTGATAACCTTAAAGCGGTAGCGGGTTATAGTGGCGGCAGTACTATTTTAATGGATCAGCTGCTCACGGGTATCAGCGTAACCGTAGATGGTGAAGCTTATCGCCATTATGCCCTTGACTACTTCTCAACCGATATCGCTGAAGAAAAAAACTATCTCGATACTATTACCGAGTGTATCGAAGATCCAAGCGATGCTGCTAATTCCCGTTGCTTAGAGCCATTGAGCTTTACCTGGCAGCGTCCGGCTGCTAAAAGTGAAATATCCAGCTTCCAGCCTTTTGCCGCAGAAGGTGAGTTACCGTTGAGATCGGACGGTCGTCTCTCTGCCCGTATGCTGGATATCAATGCCGACGGTTACAGTGATATTGTCCATGTCAATAGCGGCTGGTGGGTGCAATATGGTCCGAACTTTACCAGCCAGGAATTTTTATCTCGTATTGGGTCCCATAGTGGCGACCATCCTTATGCCTTAACCATAGATTATAACGGTGATGGCAGGCAGGAGTTATTGGTTGCTGACAGTGATAGTGATAATTGGCATGTATTGACCTATGCACAAGATCCTGAAACTGTGGTTGAACCGGGAGGTTCTGAAGATATTTGTCTTGATGGTCCAGCTGTTGCCGTTGAATTTTGTCATCGTTATGTACCGCCCAAAAGCTTTGATGAAATTGATTTAGGGCGCCAGGCTGTTGCCTTTAAAGACGGCGCCCGGGTGATGGATGTTGATGGTGACGGTTTACAGGATATTGTTTTTACCGTAGACAACCAAATTAAGATGTATCAAAACCTGGGGGGCAGCTTTAGTGCGGCAAAATCATTAATCGATTTAAATTCGGTAGCGCTGACGGAGTCGCTGTTTGCCGGTCTTCACGTTAAATTTAGCCCGAAAATGAAAAACACTGCCGCCATTGATATTAATGGCGATGGCCGCAGCGACATGTTAATGAAAGCCAAAAGTAACGTGTCGGAGTGTTCTGTCGAACACGCGACTAGCTATAGCGAATGTGTGGAAGCGGGCGGCGTTTGGGGCTCAGCAAGTGAAACCAAATGGTACTTGTATGTTAGCGGCGGGACTTCGGCCGCGCCGACTCTGACAATAAGAGATGTTATTGATTATAAAGATGATGATATGCGGGTAGCCGACCTCAATGCCGATGGCCTGACCGATATTATTTACCGTAAAAAAGACGGTGATACCTGGTATTATCAGCTGTCCAACGGCTATGATTTCGGCCCGGTTCAGACATCGATTTTCATGAGCGATGGCGCCGAAGCCGGGCAGACCTATTTTATTGATTTTAACCGGGATGGCCGGGCCGATGTGTTAAAAGCAATTTCCGGAAAGTGGCAGATCTGGATGTCCGAAGCCTCAACTATCCCGGAAAAAGTTGACTGGAGCAAACGGGGAGAAATGACCCGGGATAAGGATGATACCGTGCTCTTTGGTGATGGTAACGGTGACGGCCATCTGGATTTGCTTAAGACAGAAAACGATGACGGCTGGTATGTACAATACGGCCAGCCGACAGATGTTATTGACCAGGTGATCACAGACTTTACCAATGGCTGGGGGGTTAGTACCCATGTAACCTACGATAACATGCTCAGCGATGAGGTGAATATTACTAACGCTGACGGTAACCGTTTGGCCGGTGAGGCACTTGAAGACACCTTGTCGCCGGTTTCTCCGATGACGGTTGTCAAAAAAGTTACCAGCGACAGTAATCATAACAGCGAAGTGTCGGTAAGTTACCGCTATGGCGGTTTATTATTGCACCGCAAAGGTTTGGGCTCTTTGGGCTTTAATACCCTGAAAACTCTGGATGCCCAGTCGGGTGTTGAAACCACAACCACTTACCGGCAGGCATATCCTTATACCGGTATGCCGGTAAGCACCATACAAAAGAATAGCTCAGGCCTGTTGCTAAGCAGTGCTTATAACGAGCTTAAGCAGCTTACAACTGCCCAGGGCGGGGTATATCCTTATATTGATATTGCCAGCCAAACCCAATATCAAATTGGCAGCAACGGCACGCAATACCAGCTGGCGACTACCATTACTGATAATAACTATGATACCTGGGGTAACCTGAGCGGCTCTGTAGTTAAAGTAAAAGATAACGGTACCCTGGTGCATACCACTACAACCGTGAATAATTTTGGCACCGGCTGGGATCAGAAAAAAGGCCGGTTGTTAACCACTAATGTTACTAAAGAGTTGGCGGGCCAGTCGCCTATCTCCCGCCACTCAGCGTTTAGTTACTATAGCGGCGGTGACAGCTGCAATTCGATTACCCAGATACAGGGCATGTTAGCGTCCAGTACGGTTAACGGTTTAACTACCACTAACTGTTATGATGATTTTGGCCATAAAGTTAAGGTCAGCAAATCAGCCCTGTTAAATGACGGCGATACCGAGGTGACTAAAATCAGCTCGTCCAGCGTATATAGCACAGATGGCCGGGTGGTAAGCTCAAGTACCGACAGTGCCGGTTTTATAACCTCGTATACATATGATGGCGCTTCGGGGGCCGGCTCGGTTAGCGGTATTATCAGGAGCGTTTCCGCCACCGATGCTAACGGCATAGCGGTGACCAAGCATAGTGATATATGGGGCAAGGAAATTGCCGTGGAATCTAATGCTGCTGCCGCTAAAACCACTGAAACTGCCTACTGTGTTGCCGGTTCCGGTTGCAGCGAGAATGCCTATTATTACCAGCTGGTTAAACAAGGCGGTGCCCCGGAAAAACGTATTGAGTTTGATAAGTTCGGCCGTGATATTGCCAGCCGGGTGCAGCACTTTGCCGACAATTCCTACAGCTATACCTTTAAAGACTACGACAGCAAAGGACGGTTATCAAAAGAGTATATCGCAAGCTTTAGCAGTACCCGCGGCAGTGATTATAAAGCGTATCACTACGACAAGTATGACCGGGTAACCAGTGTTGATTTACCGAACTCGGATGCGGCAGATTACCAGACACCGACAACCACCTTTGCCGGTTACAGCACTACGCAAACCGATGCCCTGGGTAAAGCCCGTACCGAAGAGCGTAATGCTTTAGGCCAGCTGGTGAGTGTTACCGACGCCAAAGACGGCGTGTTAACTTATGTTTATGATGCCTACGGTAATCTGAAAACCGTGACTAAGGCTGCCGATACGGTAAATATCTTGCAGGTTAGCAATACCTACGATGATTACGGTCAAAAAACGCAAATGACCGATATTGACAAGGGGACCTGGCATTACCGCTATAACGGTTTCGGTAAGCTGGTGTGGCAACAAAATGCCAACGACGATGAAGTTACCACCGAGTATGACAGTATTGGCCGTAAAGTCCGCCAGTATGCCTATGACAATACCCAATGCTGGATATACGGGGATGCCAACAGCGCTTACGGTAAAGGCAAGCTATTCAAAACCAAGTACTTTGACGCTGGTGAGGCCAGCTGTAGCAGCGATGCCTTTAGCCAGGGCAGTGAAGTGGAGTATGACAGTGCCGGCCGTGCCTACCATAGCAAGCAAATTCTCAATAATGTGATGAGTGCCTTAAACGGTGAATATCACACTTATAACGAATATGACAGCAATGGCCGTGTCAGTATTCAATCTTATCCGGGTTTAGGCTTGCGTATCCGTCATGGTTACCAAAACGGTTATGCCTATAAGCTTTCGGATGCCGACAGGCTTACTGATGCTGGTGAAGAGTTGGTGTATCAGCAAGTGACCGAAATGAATGCATCCGGTCAGGTAAAACAAGTGACTTATGCCAATGGCGCGACCGAGGCCATGGAGTATTTTGATCAAACCGGTTTGGTGAAGTCGCATACGTTAACTAAGTCGGGCGCCAGCCTGCATAACTTAAGTTATGGCTATGCAGCCAACGGTAATCTTAAGACCCGCAGCCATGGCTTTGGTGTGTTGTCGAACAATATTGATTACAGTGAAACTTATGCATATGACGATCTTCACCGTTTAACCGGGCGTACGGTCACAACAGGTGAGCAGACTGCCTACAGCATGAATGAAAATTATGCTTATGATGGTTTTGGTAATTTTACCAGCAAGGCCGGTACCGGCTATTACCAGTATGATGATAATAAGCGTTTGACCAAGATTCATAGCGGTGCCGGCTTTACCGGCAGTGTTAAATACGATTTTGATTATGACGCCAACGGTAATATTACCGATGACGGTAACCGTACTTTGGTATATGCCAGCTTTGATAAGGTTATCCAGATTTATCAGGGCAATATCACCACCGGCTTCACCTATGGTATGGGGCATAAGCGTTATTATCGTCATGATTTGCGTGATGAAGACGGCGAAGCTGTCAACACCCATACTGCTTATCTGGGCGGACTGGAGAAGGTTTACCGCAGCAAAACGGTAGACGGAAGCGTGACCACGCCTGAGCTGGAATATAAGTTTACCGTAGGCAATGTGGTGATTACCGAGCGTGCCAATGCGGCGGATAACGCCAGTACCGGCGAGAGTTACCTGCATAAGGATCATTTGGGATCGCCGCTGACCATTACCGATGAAAACGGTGATGTGATGCAGCAGCAGGTGTTTGATCCTTGGGGTAAGGCGCATCAGTTGGTGGCGGATAATAGTCTGCTTAGCGGGATTCCGCTGACTACCCGGGGTTATACCGGGCATGAAGGGATTGCCGGGGTGGATATTATTCATATGAATGGGCGAATTTATGATCCGACTATTGGGCGGTTCTTGCAGGCGGATCCGTTTATTCAGGCGCCTAAGGATAGCCAGAGTTATAACCGGTATGCTTATGTGTTAAATAATCCGCTTAGTGCTACGGATCCTAGCGGGTATTTTCTTAAGAAATTGATGAAAGTTACCGGGACTGGGCATGTGCTGAGAGCGCTTGCTAAGGTACCATTGTTAAATACTGCGGTTCAAATAGCTATTGGTATTGGCTGTGGTGGTGGAACTGCAGCTGCTGCATGTCTTGCTGCTTATAATGGTTTGCAAAGCTATGCGGTAACAGGAAGTTTGGGAGCTGGATTGAGGGCTGCTGCGATAACTTATGCAACTGTAAAAGGTTTCCAGAAGATAGGAGCTAAATTTGATGCTGCCTCAGATCAAAACATTGCGGATTGGGCTGATGCTTTTGGCACACCAGCTGAAGATGCTGTTTTATCTAATCTTCATTCATTTGGTGGTAATATGCTGACATCTGGACAGATAGCAGGTCAGATAGCCAGTCATGCCGTAGTTGGTGGTATCTCTGCTACTTTAAGTGGTGGCAAATATGGTCACGGGTTCTTTAGTGCAGGTGTGACTAAAGGAGCCGGAGGTGCATTTTTACCTGGAGGAAGTAATCTTAGTGCAAATGAAATAGTAAGGGGGGCTGTTGTTTCTGCGGTAATTGGGGGGACTGCTTCTGCTATTGCCGGTGGAAAATTTGCTAATGGTGCTCAAACGGCAGCGTTTCAGTATTTGTTTAATCAGGCTGCTGAGAGTGTAATAAGGGAAATAAAAAGAATTGGACGCCTTGTAATTGAAGATGGGAAGGCAGTTACTTCAGAAAGGAAGGTTGGTAAGGCGAGTTGGGAATTATCTGGTGGTAGAGTAGGGGAAGGCTCGGTAGCTGGCTTGGCAATAGACTTAGCTTTAAAAGCAAAACGCACAGCAAGTTATGGCATTGTTATAGATATGTTATATCAAGAATATGGTATCTATTATCAGTATGAATATTATGATGTGGAGTACACTTATCGAGTAACGCATAATGGAGAATATGATTATACCTATAAAGTAGTTAATATAGGAAAGGAAGTAGCCACAGGTAATACCTATTGGAGATACACAGGTAGATCTACAGGCTTCTCAATAGAGGATATCCGAGGGTGTTTTATAACCTGTGATGGCATTAATCGAGGAGTGCTTGGAAAAGGTGTTGAATAA